The stretch of DNA TTATTTTAATTTTAAATAAAATAATTAGTCTTTATCTTTATTGTGTACTAATTACCACTTCATTTCGCCTTTTGCCACTTTTGCACCTAAACTTAAATCAAAACTATCTTTATCAAAAGATGGATATTCTTTTTCCATAATTTCAATCAACTCTTTTGAATCTTTAGATTTAAGAACAGCATTATTAAACGAAGTAATATAATTTTTTGTAAATTCTATTGCACTTTTATCATTTTTACTTCCTGATGCAGAATGGCTTGGAATTACAATTTTTGCATCAAGTTTATCCATATCATTTAATATATCTAACCATCTTAATCTATCTTCTTTTGTTGGATTATCAGCCATCCAAACATGTTGTTTATCTACTACATTAATACCACCAAAAATTGCTTTTATTGATGGAACCCATACATAACTTTTTTCAGGAGCATTTGAATCTAAACCAACAATTTTCAACTCTTTATCTTCTAATTTAATAGTATCGCCTTTTAAAAGCTCAGGCAAAATCACAAAATCAGGAGCATTTTTTCCTAATTTTGGTCTCCAAGTTTCAAGTTTGTTTTGATAAGTTGCAACAATA from Arcobacter suis CECT 7833 encodes:
- a CDS encoding MBL fold metallo-hydrolase; translated protein: MKAFIKLVSLLFLLSTLSYASEQLEYKIYRAGEDGFSLASILVMGKKDAVLIDTHFTKKDAKKVVEQILKSKKELKAIYISHGDPDFYFGLPVIAQAFPNAKIYATKPTIEHIVATYQNKLETWRPKLGKNAPDFVILPELLKGDTIKLEDKELKIVGLDSNAPEKSYVWVPSIKAIFGGINVVDKQHVWMADNPTKEDRLRWLDILNDMDKLDAKIVIPSHSASGSKNDKSAIEFTKNYITSFNNAVLKSKDSKELIEIMEKEYPSFDKDSFDLSLGAKVAKGEMKW